A DNA window from Calliphora vicina chromosome 1, idCalVici1.1, whole genome shotgun sequence contains the following coding sequences:
- the gammaCOP gene encoding coatomer subunit gamma — protein MGSFRREKEDEEEGPSNIYQNLEKTSVLQETRAFNDTPVNPRKCIHILTKILYLINQGEQLGTREATDCFFAMTKLFQSKDVVLRRMVYLGIKELSSIAEDVIIVTSSLTKDMTGKEDLYRAAAIRALCSITDNTMLQAVERYMKQCIVDKNAAVSCAALVSSLRLASTAGDVVKRWANEAQEALNSDNIMVQYHALGLLYHIRKSDRLAVTKLVNKLTRNSMKSPYAVCMLIRIACKLIEEEDISADEMSESPMFTFIESCLRHKSEMVIYEAAHAIVNLKNTNARVLSPAFSILQLFCSSPKATLRFAAVRTLNKVAMTHPAAVTTCNLDLEGLIADSNRSVATLAITTLLKTGAESSVERLMKQISSFVAEISDEFKVVVVQAICSLCTKYPRKHSVLMNFLSGMLREEGGLEYKTSIVDTIITIIEENAEAKESGLSHLCEFIEDCEHVSLAVRILHLLGKEGPFAIQPSKYIRFIYNRVILESPIVRAAAVTALAQFGASCPALVGNILVLLGRCQMDPDDEVRDRATYYLHLLQTEKTDIFKHYIIERETCSVALLEKALVEHLNGDCSSGFDLSIVPKATVVKEEIKDEAMLISNAPRVPKITREEESAARLAQLPGIQALGPIHRTTPAIQLTESETEYTVSCIKHIFANHVVFQFDCLNTLSDQILENVRVELTIPEGFITRAVIPCPKLPYNDLQTTFVIVEFPQDVGSSAASFGATLRFVVKDCDPNTGEPDSEEGYDDEYMLEDLEVTVADQIQKNKKSNFQAVWDAADTEEWVEAEDTYSLSAVNTLQEAINTIIKFLGLAPANLSEKVPEGVATHTLLCSGTFRGGAEILVRSKLALSEGVTMQLTVRTTDPDVAELVTAAIG, from the exons ATGGGTTCTTTCCGTCGTGAAAAAGAAGATGAAGAGGAGG GTCCCAGCAATATCTACCAAAATTTGGAGAAAACATCGGTATTGCAGGAGACGCGAGCCTTCAATGACACTCCCGTCAATCCCAGGAAATGTATACACATTTTGACCAAGATTTTGTATTTGATCAATCAAGGCGAACAGTTGGGCACACGGGAGGCTACCGACTGCTTCTTTGCTATGACTAAATTGTTCCAGTCCAAGGATGTCGTCTTACGTCGAATGGTTTACTTGGGTATTAAAGAGTTGTCCTCCATTGCTGAGGATGTTATCATTGTTACCAGCTCATTGACCAAGGACATGACTGGTAAAGAAGATTTATACAGAGCCGCCGCCATACGCGCTCTTTGCAGTATTACCGACAACACCATGCTTCAGGCAGTGGAGCGGTACATGAAACAATGTATAGTGGACAAAAATGCTGCTGTGTCTTGTGCCGCTTTGGTGAGCTCTTTGAGATTGGCTAGTACTGCAGGAGATGTGGTAAAACGCTGGGCCAACGAGGCTCAAGAGGCCTTGAACAGTGATAACATCATGGTTCAATATCATGCTTTGGGTCTTTTATACCACATTCGCAAATCTGATCGTTTGGCTGTCACCAAATTGGTTAATAAATTGACTCGTAATTCTATGAAAAGTCCTTATGCTGTTTGCATGTTG ATTCGCATAGCTTGCAAACTTATTGAAGAAGAAGATATTTCGGCCGATGAAATGTCTGAATCTCCCATGTTCACCTTTATTGAATCTTGCTTGCGCCACAAAAGTGAAATGGTCATTTATGAGGCCGCTCATGCTATAGTCAATTTGAAAAATACCAATGCTCGTGTTTTATCACCAGCTTTCTCCATACTTCAACTTTTCTGCAGTTCACCCAAAGCCACTTTACGTTTCGCCGCTGTTCGTACTCTTAACAAGGTGGCTATGACTCATCCGGCTGCCGTTACTACTTGCAATTTAGATTTAGAGGGCCTTATTGCCGACTCTAACCGTTCAGTGGCTACTCTTGCCATTACCACTTTACTGAAAACTGGAGCTGAATCTTCCGTAGAACGTTTAATGAAACAGATATCTTCATTTGTTGCCGAAATCTCTGATGAATTTAAGGTGGTTGTTGTTCAAGCAATCTGTTCTTTGTGCACAAAATATCCAAGAAAGCACAGTGTTTTAATGAATTTCCTTAGTGGTATGTTGCGTGAGGAGGGAGGCTTAGAATATAAAACCTCCATTGTGGATACTATTATCACAATTATTGAAGAAAATGCCGAAGCAAAAGAATCTGGCCTGTCACATTTGTGTGAGTTCATTGAGGACTGTGAACATGTGTCTTTGGCCGTACGTATTTTACATCTCTTGGGCAAGGAAGGTCCTTTTGCCATTCAACCTTCTAAGTATATAAGATTTATATATAATCGTGTCATCTTGGAGAGTCCCATAGTAAGAGCCGCTGCCGTCACCGCTTTGGCACAATTTGGAGCCTCTTGTCCGGCTCTTGTAGGCAATATACTTGTTCTCTTGGGTCGTTGTCAAATGGATCCAGACGATGAAGTTCGTGATCGTGCCACCTACTATTTGCATCTTTTGCAAACAGAAAAAACtgatatatttaaacattatatTATTGAACGTGAAACATGTTCAGTGGCTTTGTTGGAAAAGGCTTTGGTCGAGCATTTGAATGGTGATTGCAGCAGTGGATTTGATTTATCGATTGTACCTAAAGCAACAGTTGTTAAGGAAGAAATCAAGGATGAAGCCATGTTAATTTCGAATG CTCCTCGTGTTCCCAAAATTACTAGAGAAGAAGAGAGTGCCGCCAGATTGGCTCAATTGCCTGGTATTCAAGCTTTGGGTCCTATTCATCGCACTACACCCGCTATTCAACTTACAGAAAGTGAAACGGAATATACTGTATCCTGTATTAAACATATATTCGCCAATCATGTTGTATTCCAG TTCGATTGTCTCAACACTTTATCGGAtcaaattttggaaaatgtacGTGTTGAATTGACAATACCCGAGGGCTTCATAACCCGTGCTGTTATACCCTGTCCAAAATTACCATACAATGATTTGCAAACCACGTTTGTTATAGTGGAATTCCCTCAAGATGTCGGCAGTTCAGCTG catCATTTGGAGCCACTTTACGTTTTGTGGTTAAAGATTGTGATCCTAATACCGGCGAACCTGACTCCGAAGAAGGTTACGATGATGAATACATGTTGGAAGATTTGGAAGTAACTGTAGCCGACCAaatacaaaagaataaaaagagTAATTTCCAAGCAGTATGGGATGCAGCCGATACAGAGG aatgGGTTGAAGCAGAAGATACCTACTCATTATCGGCGGTTAATACTTTACAAGAAGCCAtaaatacaattataaaattcttaGGTCTAGCTCCCGCCAATCTGTCAGAGAAAGTTCCCGAAGGTGTGGCTACTCATACATTACTATGTTCTG gCACATTTAGAGGAGGAGCGGAAATATTGGTGCGTTCTAAATTAGCTTTATCGGAAGGTGTCACCATGCAGTTAACTGTACGTACCACAGATCCCGATGTGGCAGAATTGGTTACAGCAGCCATTGGATAG
- the LOC135957774 gene encoding filamin-A — protein MFKSSQEIRLNTSNATQYNRTNQNDSENNVCIFGKYLKTPDTDKYSTQPPQVFIAPELTDPNKVQLLHFPNGALRINTDVNFIIKRNGVKGNFEVKLENPSGHTSYVPLKIVDPERFEVSFQLTEAGLYKVHIKCNSVLLPKSPYIIVAISGNDLESDKSKMELPNFKSDASKVAYRGLGLSQIILNEKNEFTIDGSEAGNNILFVGIFGPKGQCDEVVIKHMGKNVYKVTYQVQDPGDYLLAAKWGDDHITGSPFSLTTL, from the exons atgtttaaatCATCACAGGAAATACGTTTAAATACATCGAATGCCACTCAATATAATCGTACAAATCAGAATGATAGtgaaaataatgtttgtatttttggaaaatacctAAAAACACCAGACACTG ATAAATATTCTACTCAGCCACCTCAAGTCTTTATAGCGCCAGAACTAACTGATCCCAATAAAGTACAACTTTTACATTTTCCCAACGGAGCATTACGCATTAACACAGATGTGAACTTTATCATCAAGAGAAATGGGGTTAAAGGCAATTTTGAAGTTAAG ctggAAAATCCTTCCGGTCATACATCGTATGTACCTTTGAAAATCGTTGATCCCGAAAGATTTGAGGTTAGTTTTCAATTAACTGAAGCTGGTCTATATAAAGTGCATATCAAATGTAATTCAGTTCTACTTCCCAAGTCACCATACATAATTGTGGCTATAAGTGGTAATGATTTGGAGAGTGATAAAAGTAAAATGGAGT TGCCAAATTTTAAATCGGATGCTTCGAAAGTTGCCTACCGTGGCCTCGGTCTcagtcaaataattttaaatgagaaaaatgaATTTACTATTGATGGTTCGGAGGCTGGAAATAATATACTATTTGTGGGTATATTTGGTCCTAAGGGACAGTGTGATGAAGTGGTCATTAAACACATGGGTAAAAATGTGTACAAAGTAACGTATCAAGTTCAAGATCCTGGAGATTATCTATTGGCTGCCAAATGGGGTGATGATCATATAACTGGATCACCGTTTTCTTTAACTACCCTGTAA
- the LOC135963922 gene encoding uncharacterized protein LOC135963922 isoform X1 has product MPYEKFNKKRRQWEDNGVLELIKLWKVCAYELRTIKRNGHLYVAMAKQLTGLGVPVTALEVHFKVNNLTQRYRQEQKTFEATGIISTWKFYNQVDDVFKSLGQTGYTKDKRIMTPASNASSLPSSSESPVWKNQMSQQEFNSNNSEGFYKSEYGMHRHFIDHTQAQAANGAGGATGSGADVNFMANTAAAAAAVAAASRLNESNQMDQLNAAASAASSNNATNGGVLNYNKIKKSPDDYDKFVDIVKNIVDSHKTTPDKVDTFGDFIKSYIKRWPERLQDEAINHITNYIIVKNMEHTMHATIEGVNNRQ; this is encoded by the exons ATGCCT tatgaaaaattcaataaaaagcgtAGACAATGGGAGGATAATGGAGTCTTAGAGTTAATTAAATTATGGAAAGTTTGTGCCTATGAATTGCGCACTATTAAACGCAATGGCCATCTCTATGTGGCTATGGCAAAGCAATTAACCGGTCTTGGAGTACCCGTCACAGCATTAGAAGTACACTTTAAAGTGAACAATTTAACACAACGCTACAGACAAGAACAGAAAACCTTTGAAGCAACTGGTATAATAAGTACATGGAAATTTTATAATCAAGTGGATGATGTTTTTAAAAGCTTGGGACAAACAGGCTATACAAA AGATAAACGTATTATGACCCCAGCATCTAATGCTAGCAGTTTACCTTCTTCATCCGAGTCACCCGTTTGGAAAAATCAAATGTCTCAACAAGAGTTTAACAGTAATAATTCCGAAGGATTTTATAA ATCGGAATATGGAATGCACCGGCATTTCATAGATCATACACAGGCACAGGCTGCTAATGGTGCAGGGGGTGCCACAGGCAGCGGTGCTGATGTTAATTTTATGGCGAATACAGCTGCCGCAGCAGCAGCTGTGGCCGCCGCCTCACGTCTAAATGAATCAAATCAAATGGATCAATTAAATGCTGCCGCCTCGGCTGCTTCCTCCAATAATGCCACCAATGGTGGTGTCTTAAactataataaaatcaaaaaatcaccCGATGATTATGATAAATTTGTGGATATTGTCAAAAACATTGTAGATTCACACAAAACCACCCCAGACAAAGTCGATACATTTGGCGATTTTATAAAATCCTATATAAAACGCTGGCCCGAACGCCTCCAAGACGAGGCTATCAATCATATAACAAACTATATAATTGTTAAGAATATGGAACATACCATGCACGCCACTATAGAGGGCGTCAATAATCGACAATAA
- the LOC135963922 gene encoding uncharacterized protein LOC135963922 isoform X2 — protein sequence MAKQLTGLGVPVTALEVHFKVNNLTQRYRQEQKTFEATGIISTWKFYNQVDDVFKSLGQTGYTKDKRIMTPASNASSLPSSSESPVWKNQMSQQEFNSNNSEGFYKSEYGMHRHFIDHTQAQAANGAGGATGSGADVNFMANTAAAAAAVAAASRLNESNQMDQLNAAASAASSNNATNGGVLNYNKIKKSPDDYDKFVDIVKNIVDSHKTTPDKVDTFGDFIKSYIKRWPERLQDEAINHITNYIIVKNMEHTMHATIEGVNNRQ from the exons ATGGCAAAGCAATTAACCGGTCTTGGAGTACCCGTCACAGCATTAGAAGTACACTTTAAAGTGAACAATTTAACACAACGCTACAGACAAGAACAGAAAACCTTTGAAGCAACTGGTATAATAAGTACATGGAAATTTTATAATCAAGTGGATGATGTTTTTAAAAGCTTGGGACAAACAGGCTATACAAA AGATAAACGTATTATGACCCCAGCATCTAATGCTAGCAGTTTACCTTCTTCATCCGAGTCACCCGTTTGGAAAAATCAAATGTCTCAACAAGAGTTTAACAGTAATAATTCCGAAGGATTTTATAA ATCGGAATATGGAATGCACCGGCATTTCATAGATCATACACAGGCACAGGCTGCTAATGGTGCAGGGGGTGCCACAGGCAGCGGTGCTGATGTTAATTTTATGGCGAATACAGCTGCCGCAGCAGCAGCTGTGGCCGCCGCCTCACGTCTAAATGAATCAAATCAAATGGATCAATTAAATGCTGCCGCCTCGGCTGCTTCCTCCAATAATGCCACCAATGGTGGTGTCTTAAactataataaaatcaaaaaatcaccCGATGATTATGATAAATTTGTGGATATTGTCAAAAACATTGTAGATTCACACAAAACCACCCCAGACAAAGTCGATACATTTGGCGATTTTATAAAATCCTATATAAAACGCTGGCCCGAACGCCTCCAAGACGAGGCTATCAATCATATAACAAACTATATAATTGTTAAGAATATGGAACATACCATGCACGCCACTATAGAGGGCGTCAATAATCGACAATAA
- the Gos28 gene encoding Golgi SNAP receptor complex member 1, whose protein sequence is MVVSNYDALRKQARLLENEIDLKLVAFSKIGAGSSSTSMGHSSNADTSPLLGEHVFDSLSEEITQMLDKLSSINETMAELPTTGAAAMHTLQRHREILQGYRQEFNKISANHTTRLEREELLRGSGLSTNSPSISGLSRRDMYLKESGHINSSNTMINDQINIAIETREHLLSQRQAFKRIQTRLNDMSNRFPLISSLIQRINIKKKRDALILGAVIGFCVILLLIYAFN, encoded by the exons ATGGTAGTATCCAACTATGATG cgCTGCGTAAACAAGCGCGTCTACTGGAAAATGAAATTGACCTGAAATTGGTGGCTTTTAGCAAAATTGGAGCTGGTAGTAGTTCCACATCTATGGGTCATAGTTCAAATGCTGACACATCACCGTTACTGGGTGAACATGTTTTCGATTCGCTCTCCGAGGAAATTACCCAAATGTTAGATAAG cttTCATCTATCAATGAAACGATGGCTGAACTTCCCACAACTGGTGCTGCTGCAATGCATACATTACAACGTCATCGAGAAATATTACAGGGCTACCGCcaggaatttaataaaatatctgcCAACCACACGACGCGCTTGGAAAGGGAGGAATTACTGAGGGGGTCAGGTTTATCTACTAATAGTCCATCAATATCGGGTTTAAGTAGACGTGATATGTATTTGAAGGAAAGTGGTCATATAAATAG ttCCAATACCATGATAAACGATCAGATTAATATTGCAATCGAGACAAGAGAACATTTACTCTCGCAGCGCCAAGCTTTTAAGCGCATTCAAACACGTTTAAATGATATGTCAAATAGGTTTCCATTAATTTCCAG tttaATTCAACGAATTAATATCAAAAAGAAACGCGATGCTTTAATATTGGGAGCAGTTATTggattttgtgttattttattattaatatacgCCTTTAATTAA